The genomic DNA CTAAGATTTGTTGGTCGTTCGTGTAAGAGTGAACAGTTGTCATCATACCACGGCGAACACCGAAGTTGTCGTTAAGAACTTTAGCAAATGGAGCTAAACAGTTTGTCGTACAAGATGCGTTAGAGATAACGTGGTGGTTAGCTGCATCGTACTTGTCGTCGTTAACACCCATTACGATTGTGATATCTTCATCAGTTGCAGGAGCAGAGATGATTACTTTTTTAGCGCCAGCTTCTAAGTGCTTAGCAGCGTCAGAACGCTTAGTGAAACGACCAGTAGATTCAACTACTACTTCAACTCCAAGGTCTCCCCATCCAAGTTGAGCTGGGTCGCGCTCAGCGATAACTTTTACTTTTGTTCCGCCAACTACTAGGTAGTCGCCGTCAACAGTTACGTCTTCTTTAAGCTTGCCGTGAACTGTGTCATATTTTAAAAGGTGAGCAAGTGTGTTTGCATCAGTTAAGTCGTTTACTGCTACAACCTCTACGTTAGGGTTTGTTAATGCTGCGCGGAAAACGTTACGTCCAATTCTACCAAAACCGTTAATACCTAATTTTACTGCCATGATTTGTTTCCTCCTTTAATTCAATAAGGATATATTTTATTTAAGGGGGTTAACCCTGTAATAACTGTGTTGCGGCTCCTTCGTCCGTAATTAATACGGTGTTCTTTGGAGCTTGCTTCATATAAGAGCGAATTGCTTTTTCCTTTGAAGCTCCACCAGCAACGGCGAGCACATGCCCGGTCTTTACTAGGTCATCGAGTTGAAGTCCAACTGTTCTTACTTTGTGGACCACTTCTCCCGCTTCGTTAAAGTAATACCCGAATGCTTCACCAACCGCTTGCCTTTCTTCGATTTTACGTAAGTCCTCCGCGCTTGTTCGCCGGCGTTGGGCCATTGTCATAGCGTCTCCTACTCCGTGTAAAACCATGCTTGCAGATTTGATTAAACCTAGAACTTCTTTAATATGAGGTTCCTTCAACATCATGTGGTACGTTTCACTGCTTACTTGATCAGGGACATAGAGCACCTTGTGGCTTGATTTGGTTCTTTCAGCCATTTTGGCACAAATGGTATTGGCTTGATTTTGAACATCTTCCCCAATTCCCCCACGTCCTGGTACAAAAAGAAGATCTTTGCCAAGGTCAGGAGTTAGCATCTCTGCTACAGTGGCCATTGTTGTACCACCAGTAACTGCGATGATATTTTTTCCCTGCAACGAATTTTTCATACAAAGAGCACAAGCTCTTCCTAATTCGCTTTTTACCCATGGTGACTCATCACTGTTACCCGCTACAATGATCACTTGCTGAATACCAAGTTTCCTTCGGAGTCTTTCTTCCATTTTGTCGATACCTGATATCTCACGCATAACCGCTTCTAATCCCTCTAGTAATTCCCTTCCATCTTCAGTTAGACTCATTCCTACACTTGATATAGTGATTAAATCTTGTTCTTTTAAGAAGGATACTTCACTTCTGAGGACTCGTTCTGTTACACCAAGACTGACAGATAAGCTTCGACGACCTACTGGCTCCATGGAACCTATGTATTGTAAAATGTGAAAACGTTCCTGCATAACAGAGAGCAAATCAGGTAATAATCTTTTTTGGATATCAATGATCGACTGCATATTGATGTCTCCTTCATCCTATATGGACATTTTATGTCCCTCATAGACATAATGTGTCCCGCTGAAGGTAAAAAAAATCACCCCTGCTACAAAACTTATTCTAACAGGTGCGATTTCCCTTTTCAACTCATATACGGTGTATTTTTTTTGTAAGCGCTTCGTTTATGAACATTTTGTCTAACTGTCCATACTGAAGCTCCTCTCCGTCCAGAACAACGACAGGAATCATTAACCCATACTGCTCTGTCCATTCATCATTTGTATCAATGTCTTTCTCAACGATTTCAAACTCCCAGCTTTCCTGAAGTTCGGCTAGGATCGCTTTTCCTTTTTCACATAATGGGCATCTTTTTCTAGTATAAAACTCAATAATCATTAAACAATCTCCTTTAAAATCTCTTTCGCTTTGATGAAGATGGGATTCCGAGCTGATCCCGGTACTTAGCCACTGTTCTCCTGGATATCACAAATCCATCGTTTTCTTTTAATATATCTAAAATTTCCTGATCGGAATAAGGCTTTGCTTTATCTTCCCCTTCGATCAGTTTCTTAATGGCATCTTTCACCTGATTAGACGATGTGGCCTCTGAATTGGTCGTGGAAACCATGTTCGTAAAGAACGATTTTAATTCAAATGTTCCAAATGGGGTTTGCATATACTTTTCACGGACCGCCCGGCTAACCGTGGACTCATGAACCTCTATTTCCTCTGCAATTTCTCTCATCGTCATCGGCTTTATGTGCAACGGCCCTTTTTCGAAAAAGTCCTGCTGTCTTTGCACAATCGCAAGTGACACCTTAGTAATCGTTTCCTTCCGTTGTTCTAAGCTTCTAACGATCCATGAGTAGTCCTGTTGCTTTTCTTGCAAATATTTGTTGAGGTTCGCATCTTTCACAGATGAAAATTGCTGATAATACTCCTGTTGGAACGTTAGCTTAGGGAGCACGTCATCGAACACACTAATTTCAAAGTGTTTCCCGTCCCATTTGACCGATACATCTGGAAACACATAAGACGGTGCTTCGTCCTGAAAGTCAGCCCCTGGACGCGGATTTAATGTTTGAACTAGGTCAAATGCCAATTGAATATCAGACAGACTAATGTTTAGTTGTTTGGATAATGTTTTCCATCTTTTTTCTGCAAACTCCTCAAAATGATTACTGACTAATTTTTCCGCTAAGGGATTTCGTTTCGGCATACGGATGAGCTGTAAATATAAACACTCCCCTAATGACCTCGCACCTACTCCAGCTGGTTCAAGGTCTTGAATAATAGAAACTAACGAGTCTACTTTCTCATGTGAAGTACCTAATTCAGTAGCAAGAGATTCGTCCCTCACTCCGATGTAACCGTTTCCATCAATGTATTCTAAAAAAGCCTTAAGTAGCTCCACATCCGAGTGGTTCACCACTTGAGCGTATAGATGGTCATAAAGGTTCGTAGCGGTTTTTCCTATTTGTTCAATCCAGTTTTGTTGATCTTTATCTATGACTCTCGTTTTTTTCGGTCGATCTTTGCGGGGATCCATCGTCTTAACATGGGAGGTTTCAATCTGAATAAGGGGATTTTCCAATGCTTTGCTTTCTAAAAAAGCCGTAAGCTCCTGGGAAGAATACTGAAGTAGAGTAATCGCTTGAGATAGCTCTTGCGTCATCTTTAATTTTAACGTCTGCTGTTGCCACAAACCTGCTTTTAAGTTCATCTTCTCACCCCCACTATCTATTTTACATGAAGATATGTGGGAATTGAATGGGTAGTTAATAAAAAAACACCTGTCTATATAGTGACAAGTGTTTTTTACTTAATGACGCCCTCGGAGGGAATCGAACCCCCATTTCAAGAACCGGAATCTTACGTGCTATCCGTTGCACCACGAGGGCAGAAAAGTGCTTATATGCAAAATAAGCGCTCTTACATCATACAAGATGATTCATTATGCTGTCAACGACTAGACGTCATTGCTTCAACTCTACTTCATATACTTCTCTATAAATTTCTCTTCTTCTTTCATACTTAACAGGCCAGTCGCTTTTCCAACATTTCCGTCCTGTAATTCCCATATCGTGTTATGGTCACTGACTGCTTGGGAAAAATCCCCCTCAAGCCATCTTTCAAGAATCCTGATATATGTGTTCGCATACTTATATTCATTTTCATTGGCAACTACCACATCGTAAAGTCGCTTAATTCGCTCTTCCGTAATAAGAATGGCTCCCCATTTCTTTTCGGCTTCCACCTTTTGATGTGACATATGGTGAATGGCAGATTGTACTTCGAATTCTTTTAAGTCACTTGGAAAAACCTGCTCCACGTTTTCATCTATTTGGATTTCAAGTCCTCCGTCTTCAACGGATGCCTCCGCTTCCTCCGCCTGCTTGAGCACCCTGTCCGTTCCACCGCTTGATGGAGTGGCATTTGTCCAATACGAAAATACACCAAAACCAGCCATGATTACGAGTCCTGTACTAATTGCTGCGATTTGTATTTTGTTGAGTTTGATGGCCTTTTTCGTTTCCACGTTTTCCACTCCCTTTGTTAACATTTTCTATATTTGTTATGTCGAATTGGCGGATTTCGTAGAGTTGAGGATGTTTTTGAATGTATTTTCGCGAACAACCAATCCCACTTCTCTCCCCCCATTATCATTATCCTACATTTTACAACAGTTCCTATTTCCAGTATAGTGGAAAAGCTCAACTTCTTGTTTAAAAAACTGCCCAGTGGGTATGATGGAAAGTGGGTTTATAAGTACATAGCAATTTGTGTCGAACAATTATGTAGCTATTTGTTTGACCTTTATTGACCATGCGTGTATCATGAAAATACATACAGTTTTACTTTAAACATACTTAATCAATTGTATGTTTGACTCTCAATTAAAGGAGGAAAAAGAAATGAATTTAATCCCTACAGTTATTGAGCAAACGAACCGTGGAGAGCGTGCATACGATATTTACTCACGCCTATTAAAAGACCGCATTATCATGCTTGGAAGTGGAATTGATGATAATGTGGCTAATTCAATCGTCGCTCAGTTATTATTTTTAGAAGCGGAAAATCCTGAAAAAGACATATCCATCTACATCAATTCACCAGGTGGTAGCATTACAGCTGGTATGGCCATCTACGACACGATGCAGTTCATTAAGCCTGATGTTCAAACCATTTGTATCGGTATGGCAGCATCAATGGGTGCATTCCTTCTTGCTGCTGGTACAAAAGGAAAGCGTTATGCTCTTCCAAATGCAGAAGTAATGATTCACCAACCGCTTGGTGGAGCACAAGGTCAAGCAACAGAAATCGAGATCGCTGCGAAGCGTATCCTTTTCCTTCGTGAAAAGTTAAACGGCATTCTTGCTGAGCGTACTGGTCAACCAATGGAAGTCATTTCTAAAGACACAGACCGCGACAACTTCATGACAGCTGATCGTGCAAAGGAATATGGCCTAGTTGACCATATCATTTCACGCAACACGCTTGAAACGAAGAAGGAAGAAAAATAAGATTTCAACAGTAAAAAAACTCGCTCTCATACTGGAGCGAGTTTTCTTATTATGCTTCTTTTTGAACGTATTTTTCTAATGCTTCAAGCGCTGCTTCTTCATCCGTTCCATTGACGATCAAATTCACAGATGAACCTGAGCTAACAGCTAAGCTCATAAGACCCATGATGCTCTTTGCATTGACCTTCTTACCGTCTTTCTCTAAAAATACTTCTGACGAAAAACGATTTGCTTCTTGTACAAACAACGCTGCAGGGCGTGCCTGTAAACCAGTCTTCAACTTGACTACTACTTGTTTTTCCACCATTCTTACTTTCCTCCCCTATCCTATTCTCTTTATCTATATCAATTACATGGTTTTACTCACGTTTTCCCCGACTCGGAGCTTTTCGGCAATTTCGTCAATTTTGCGCAGACGGTGATTGATACCTGATTTACTAATATTCCCTCCAGATACCATCTCCCCTAGCTCCTTCAATGTGACATCTTGGTAAGCAATCCGAAGCTCTGCAATTTCTCTAAGCTTTTCAGGTAAAATATGAAGACCTACTGTATCTTGAATAAATCGGATATTTTCAACCTGTCGTAAAGACGCACCAATCGTCTTGTTTAAGTTCGCCGTTTCACAATTGACCAACCGGTTCACCGAGTTACGCATATCTCGTACGATCCGAATGTCCTCAAACCTTAGTAAGGCATTATGGGCACCGATAATGTTTAGGAATTCGGTGATTTTTTCAGCTTCCTTTAAATACGTGATGAAGCCCTTTTTTCTTTCAAGCGTTTTACTATTTAAACCAAATGTATTCATCAATTCACATAAAGAGTCGTTATGCTCTTTATAAAGTGAAAAAATTTCGAGATGATAAGAGGATGTTTCCGGATTGTTCACCGAACCTCCTGCTAAAAATGCTCCACGTAAATAGGAGCGCTTACAGCATTTCTTTTTAATAAGTACCTCAGCAATATTGTGAGCAAACACAAATCCTTCTTCCAGGATAAATAAATCCTCTAAGATGATCTTTGCATCCTGTGATAGCCTTACAATATACACATTGTTCTTTTTCAATCTCATTTTCTTTCGAACGAGAAGTTCTACTTGAACGTCGTAGTATCTTTTTACCAACGTATAAATTCTTCGTGCAATCGCAGCATTTTCCGTTTGGATATCGACCACTAGTTTTCGATTAGAGAAGGACAATGAGCCATTCATTCGAATCAAAGCGGACAGTTCCGCTTTCCCGCAGCATCCTTTTCCTTCAATATTCGTTAACTCTTTTTTCGTTTCCGAAGCGAATGACACATCTTCACCTCCTACACAAACGGTTGCTTAAGTGTATCTACGCTTTAGACCGCTTGCGGGTTTCATTTATTAATAGAGAATATAAAATATTTGCTACTTCCCTCGTATCATGGCGGATGACTCCATTTTCAAGGCTCATGATTTCTCCCTCTACCACTTCAAGTCCTAAATCATATAGAGTAGTTAAATCAAAGTGTACAGGTTTTGCTAGCTCTTCGCTATAGCGAGTAAGAACCTCTTCTGGGATATGTTCCCTATTTACTAAAATGATGTTCATAAAATCACTCTTCATATGGTCGTAAATCG from Robertmurraya sp. FSL R5-0851 includes the following:
- the gap gene encoding type I glyceraldehyde-3-phosphate dehydrogenase translates to MAVKLGINGFGRIGRNVFRAALTNPNVEVVAVNDLTDANTLAHLLKYDTVHGKLKEDVTVDGDYLVVGGTKVKVIAERDPAQLGWGDLGVEVVVESTGRFTKRSDAAKHLEAGAKKVIISAPATDEDITIVMGVNDDKYDAANHHVISNASCTTNCLAPFAKVLNDNFGVRRGMMTTVHSYTNDQQILDLPHKDLRRARAAAENIIPTSTGAAKAVSLVLPELKGKLNGGAMRVPTPNVSLVDLVVELDKDVTVDEINAALKAASEGDLKGILDYSEEPLVSTDYNGSPASSTIDALSTMVMEGNMAKVISWYDNESGYSNRVVDLAEYIASKGL
- a CDS encoding sugar-binding transcriptional regulator, producing MQSIIDIQKRLLPDLLSVMQERFHILQYIGSMEPVGRRSLSVSLGVTERVLRSEVSFLKEQDLITISSVGMSLTEDGRELLEGLEAVMREISGIDKMEERLRRKLGIQQVIIVAGNSDESPWVKSELGRACALCMKNSLQGKNIIAVTGGTTMATVAEMLTPDLGKDLLFVPGRGGIGEDVQNQANTICAKMAERTKSSHKVLYVPDQVSSETYHMMLKEPHIKEVLGLIKSASMVLHGVGDAMTMAQRRRTSAEDLRKIEERQAVGEAFGYYFNEAGEVVHKVRTVGLQLDDLVKTGHVLAVAGGASKEKAIRSYMKQAPKNTVLITDEGAATQLLQG
- a CDS encoding glutaredoxin family protein gives rise to the protein MIIEFYTRKRCPLCEKGKAILAELQESWEFEIVEKDIDTNDEWTEQYGLMIPVVVLDGEELQYGQLDKMFINEALTKKIHRI
- the rpoN gene encoding RNA polymerase factor sigma-54, whose protein sequence is MNLKAGLWQQQTLKLKMTQELSQAITLLQYSSQELTAFLESKALENPLIQIETSHVKTMDPRKDRPKKTRVIDKDQQNWIEQIGKTATNLYDHLYAQVVNHSDVELLKAFLEYIDGNGYIGVRDESLATELGTSHEKVDSLVSIIQDLEPAGVGARSLGECLYLQLIRMPKRNPLAEKLVSNHFEEFAEKRWKTLSKQLNISLSDIQLAFDLVQTLNPRPGADFQDEAPSYVFPDVSVKWDGKHFEISVFDDVLPKLTFQQEYYQQFSSVKDANLNKYLQEKQQDYSWIVRSLEQRKETITKVSLAIVQRQQDFFEKGPLHIKPMTMREIAEEIEVHESTVSRAVREKYMQTPFGTFELKSFFTNMVSTTNSEATSSNQVKDAIKKLIEGEDKAKPYSDQEILDILKENDGFVISRRTVAKYRDQLGIPSSSKRKRF
- a CDS encoding DUF6241 domain-containing protein, producing the protein METKKAIKLNKIQIAAISTGLVIMAGFGVFSYWTNATPSSGGTDRVLKQAEEAEASVEDGGLEIQIDENVEQVFPSDLKEFEVQSAIHHMSHQKVEAEKKWGAILITEERIKRLYDVVVANENEYKYANTYIRILERWLEGDFSQAVSDHNTIWELQDGNVGKATGLLSMKEEEKFIEKYMK
- the clpP gene encoding ATP-dependent Clp endopeptidase proteolytic subunit ClpP, with protein sequence MFDSQLKEEKEMNLIPTVIEQTNRGERAYDIYSRLLKDRIIMLGSGIDDNVANSIVAQLLFLEAENPEKDISIYINSPGGSITAGMAIYDTMQFIKPDVQTICIGMAASMGAFLLAAGTKGKRYALPNAEVMIHQPLGGAQGQATEIEIAAKRILFLREKLNGILAERTGQPMEVISKDTDRDNFMTADRAKEYGLVDHIISRNTLETKKEEK
- a CDS encoding HPr family phosphocarrier protein, with amino-acid sequence MVEKQVVVKLKTGLQARPAALFVQEANRFSSEVFLEKDGKKVNAKSIMGLMSLAVSSGSSVNLIVNGTDEEAALEALEKYVQKEA
- the whiA gene encoding DNA-binding protein WhiA, encoding MSFASETKKELTNIEGKGCCGKAELSALIRMNGSLSFSNRKLVVDIQTENAAIARRIYTLVKRYYDVQVELLVRKKMRLKKNNVYIVRLSQDAKIILEDLFILEEGFVFAHNIAEVLIKKKCCKRSYLRGAFLAGGSVNNPETSSYHLEIFSLYKEHNDSLCELMNTFGLNSKTLERKKGFITYLKEAEKITEFLNIIGAHNALLRFEDIRIVRDMRNSVNRLVNCETANLNKTIGASLRQVENIRFIQDTVGLHILPEKLREIAELRIAYQDVTLKELGEMVSGGNISKSGINHRLRKIDEIAEKLRVGENVSKTM